Proteins encoded by one window of Crassostrea angulata isolate pt1a10 chromosome 9, ASM2561291v2, whole genome shotgun sequence:
- the LOC128162824 gene encoding membrane progestin receptor beta-like, giving the protein MVIKYLREGMPKTVSTSEVPVLYHEPHIEEGYRQSGLPWMYYISSLFQMHNETLNVWTHLIGFVLCVYNLLSFQDKYDLIDDPYMWPLVAGYAGMSAMFLFSACAHLMANTSSVVHYTGFGVDYAGLSLYGIGSVVLHFNYTVHHSVKGSFIHEYSVPIGCVLTIFVCVCGCVSKFRYSRPYPFARKLWIIVPVGLVFILVEIPILHRLYLYLLHRIHDESLIHHLGHMTFFIVAAVFFGSHIPERWYPGKFDLIGHSHQIFHVFIVLVAIEQTEALKIDIFNQRQNGLSHVTESKSSFIHTFGVVLFVLFVDTCSVYYFHKCVKDRETKSE; this is encoded by the coding sequence ATGGTGATTAAATATCTCCGGGAGGGGATGCCGAAGACGGTGTCCACAAGTGAAGTCCCGGTGTTGTATCACGAGCCGCACATTGAGGAAGGTTACCGTCAGAGTGGCCTGCCGTGGATGTATTACATATCGAGTCTGTTCCAGATGCACAACGAAACGCTCAATGTCTGGACCCACCTCATCGGGTTCGTCCTCTGTGTGTACAACCTCCTGTCTTTCCAGGACAAATACGATCTGATTGACGATCCTTACATGTGGCCGCTGGTTGCTGGGTACGCCGGAATGAGCGCCATGTTTTTATTTAGCGCATGCGCACACCTGATGGCCAACACGTCCAGTGTGGTGCACTATACGGGTTTTGGCGTGGACTATGCAGGACTCAGCTTATATGGGATCGGGAGTGTGGTGCTCCATTTCAATTATACAGTTCACCATTCCGTCAAAGGTTCTTTCATTCACGAATACTCCGTGCCAATAGGCTGTGTGCTGACCATCTTCGTCTGTGTATGTGGATGTGTTTCTAAATTTAGATACAGCAGACCGTATCCATTCGCGCGGAAGTTGTGGATCATCGTTCCGGTCGGGCTCGTGTTTATTCTAGTGGAGATTCCCATACTACATAGACTGTACTTATACCTCCTACACCGAATCCACGACGAGAGTCTTATACACCACCTAGGTCACATGACCTTCTTCATCGTGGCGGCCGTGTTTTTCGGGTCCCACATTCCCGAGCGGTGGTATCCCGGGAAGTTTGACCTGATTGGACACAGCCACCAGATCTTTCACGTGTTTATTGTCCTTGTGGCCATCGAGCAGACGGAGGCCCTCAAAATAGACATCTTTAACCAGAGACAAAATGGCCTCTCTCACGTGACCGAGTCCAAGTCCAGCTTCATTCACACGTTCGGTGTGGTTCTGTTCGTCCTTTTTGTTGATACATGCAGcgtgtattattttcataagtGTGTCAAAGACAGGGAAACCAAGTCAGAATGA